The window CCGCCGGGATCGGGAATCCGGTCGTCTATGTCGGCAGCAAGACCGGGCGCGACGGCATCCATGGCGCCACCATGGCCAGCGCGGATTTCGACGAACATTCCGACGAAAAGCGCCCGACGGTTCAGGTCGGCGATCCGTTCACCGAAAAGCTCCTGATCGAGGCGTGCCTGGAACTGATGGCGTCGGACGCGATCGTCGCCATTCAGGACATGGGCGCGGCCGGCCTAACCTCCTCCAGCGTCGAGATGGCGTCCAAGGGCGGGGTCGGCATCGAACTGATCATGGACGCGGTGCCGCAGCGCGAAACGGGCATGACGCCCTATGAAATGATGCTGTCGGAATCGCAGGAACGGATGCTGATGGTGCTGAAGCCGGGCCGCGAGGCCGAGGCGGAGGCAATTTTCCGCAAATGGGAACTGGATTTCGCGGTGATCGGCACAGTGACCGATACCGGGCGCATGGTCCTGAAATGGCAGGGCGAAACGGTCGCGGACATTCCGCTGGCCCCGCTGGCCGACGAAGCGCCGCTGTACGATCGCCCGCACGTGCCCACCCCGCCCCCGGCAGAGCTGGCCAATGTGCCGGAATGTCAGCATATCGGCATCGACCTGATCCGTTTGATGGGATCGCCCGATATCGCCAGCCGCCGCTGGATCTGGGAACAATATGACCACATGGTCGGCGCCGACACGGTTCAGCGTCCCGGCGGCGATGCAGCGGTGGTGCGCGTGCACGGCACGCAAAAGGCGCTGGCGATGACCACGGATTGCACGCCGCGTTACTGCTTTGCCGATCCGGTCGAGGGCGGGAAACAGGCGATTGCCGAGGCGTGGCGCAACCTGACCGCCGTGGGTGCGCGCCCGCTGGCCGTGACCAACTGCCTGAACTTTGCCAATCCGCAGCGGCCCGAAATCATGGGCCAGATCGTCGGATGCCTTGAGGGGATGGGTGAGGCGTGCCGCGCGCTCGATTTCCCGATCGTGTCGGGCAATGTGTCGCTGTACAATGAATCAAAGGCGACGGGCGGCGGTTCGGCCATCCTGCCGACGCCCGCGATCGGCGGCGTCGGCATCCTAGCCGACTGGTCGCAATCGGTGACCATCGGGTTCAAGAAGACGGGCGATATCGTGCTGGCCGTGGGCGAGCGCGGCGGCCATCTGGGCCAGTCGGTCTGGCTGCGCGACATTCACGGCCGCGAGGAAGGGCCGCCGCCGCCCGTCGACCTGAAGGCCGAAAAGCGGACCGGCGATTTCATCCGCGCCTGTATCGAACAGGGCTGGATCACCGCGTGCCATGACGTGTCGGATGGCGGGGTTGCCGTGGCGCTGGCCGAAATGGCGCTGGCATCGAACATCGGCGTGCTGGTCAACGAACCGCAGCCGTTCGGCGTGGCAGGCAGTTTCTTTGGCGAGGATCAGGGCCTGTACCTGGTCACCATCTGCGACACGTGCCTGGCCGATTTCATGGCCGCCGCGCACAAGGCGGACGTGCCGGCCGATCCGCTGGGCCGGACGATCAAGGACCGGATCGTCTTCGAACTGGACGAAGGCGACTGGATCGTGCCCCTGGCCGACCTGCGTTTGGCGCATGAGGGCTTTTTCCCGAAGCTGATGGCGAATTGATCAGCCGGGCCGGGCGACCCGCGCCCGGCCATAGAGGAAATAGACGACCAGCCCGATTGCGTTCCAGATCAGGCAATACAGGATCGTCTTGGCCGGCAGGCTGATGAACAGATAGGCGCAGCCGCCGATCGCGCCCAGCCCGACCAGCCAGAACAGCGGGGCGCGGAACGGGCGCGGCGCATCCGGTTCGCGCCGGCGCAGCACGATCAGGCACAGCCCGACCGCGGCAAAGGCGATCAGCGTGCCCGCATTCGCCAGCGCCGCGATCTGATCGATCGGCATGATCCCGGCCAGGATCGCGACCAGCACCGCCGTCACCACGATGATCCGCGCGGGCGTCCCCCGCCCGGAAATCGTCGCCAGCGACAGCGGCAGATAACCGTCGCGCGCCATCGCAAGGAAGATGCGGCTTTGCCCGTACAGGAACCCCAGCAGCACGGTCGGCAGCGCGATGACGGCGGCAATCGCCACGATGCGCGCAACGCCCCCCTGCCCCATTTCGCGCAGGATCAGGGCCAGCGGCTCCGGACTGTCGGCAAAGCGGGTGAACGACATGGCACCGATCGCAGCAGCGGCGACCAGGACATAGATCAGCGTGCAGACGATCAGCGATCCGATGATGCCGATTGCCAGATCGCGATCGGGGTTCTTCGCCTCCTCTGCCGCGGTCGAAATGGCGTCAAAGCCGTAAAAGGCGAAGAAGATGATGGCGGCGGCGGCCATGACGCCGCGTTCCACCCCGTCAGGCCCCATCGATTTGGCAAAGCCGAACGGCATGAAAGGCTCAAGATTGGCGGCGTCGAAGGCGGGCAGCGCAACGGCGACGAACAGCGCCAGCGTCGCGATCTTGACCAGCACCAGCACCGAATTCAGCCGGGCGCTTTCCCGCGTGCCGAGCATCAGCATCCCCGCGACAACGGCGATGATGAAAATGGCGGGCAGGTTGATGATGCCGCCCTGTTCCGGCCCCTCCGTCAACCCGGCAGGAAAGCCGATGGCGGTCAGAAGCGGCGCGGCATAGCCCGACCAGCCGACCGCAACCGTCGATACGACCAGCGAATATTCGAGGATCAGGCTCCACCCCACGACCCAGGCGACCAGCGTGCCGAGCACGCGGCGCGTGTAGCTATAGGCGCTGCCCGCCTGCGGCATCATCGTCGACAGTTCGGCATAGGCCAGCGCGGCGCAGGCGCAGATCGCACCGGCAATGGCAAAGGACAGCAGCACCGCAGGGCCAGCACGATCCGCCCCGACGCCGATCAGCGTCAGGATGCCCGTCCCGACGATCGAGCCCACCCCCAGCGCCAGCAGGTGCGGCCAGCCAAGCGAACGGGGAAGAGCTTGCGGCGATTGGGTCAAGGGACGCTCCGTGAACTGGTCGACAAAGGAACACGACCCTGCAACCAGCCGGCGGCGATTGTCCAGTACCGTGCCCGTTTCGGCCGCGCGGGATGCCAAAGTGATTGCCACCTGGACATTCATCGGCGACAAGGCGGCTTGACGGTTGCTGCGTTTGGGGCCGCGCCGTCGCCAGGGGTGTGATGGGCGGATATCCTTTCAGCGCGATCGTCGGACAGGACGAGATGAAGCGGGCCTTGCTGATCGCGGCGGTAGACGCACGCATCGGCGGGGTGATGATCTTTGGCGACCGCGGCACCGGCAAATCAACGGCGGCGCGCGCGCTTGCGGCGGCATTGCCGCCGATCCGCGTGGTCGACGGATCGCGCTTCAACTGCGATCCCGACCACCCGGCCGACTGCCCGGAGGATTGCGCCGGGAAAAAGGTGCGCAAGGTGCCGGTGCCCTTTGTCGACCTGCCGCTGGGATCGACCGAGGACCGCGTGGTCGGCACCATCGATCTGGAACGCGCGCTGGCGCATGGCGAACGGCAGTTCGAACCGGGCCTGCTGGCCAAGGCGCATCGCGGGTTCCTGTATATCGACGAGATCAACCTGCTTGAGGATCATGTCGTCGACCTGCTGCTCGACGTGGCGGCATCGGGGGAGAACCGGGTCGAGCGCGATGGCCTGAGCATCCGGCATCCCGCCCGGTTCGTCCTGATCGGCAGCGGCAATCCGGAAGAAGGGGAATTGCGACCGCAGCTGCTCGACCGGTTCGGCCTGTCGGTCGAGGTGCGCACGCCGACATCGATCGACGAACGGGTTGAAATCATGCGCCGGTGCGACGCGCAGGAACGCGATCCGGCGGGTTTCGCCGAACAATGGAAAGCGGGCGATGCGAAGATCCTGCGCCGGATTGCCAAGGCCAAGACGGCCCTTTCGACCGTCGAGATGCCGGAGGCGGTGCTGTCCGACATTGCCGGATTGTGTCAGGCGGTGGGCGCAGACGGCCTGCGCGGCGAATTGACCGTGATGCGGGGCAGCCGCGCCCTGGCCGCACTGGCGGGGGCAAAGGCCGTGACCCGTGCCCATGTCCGCGAAATCGCACCGCTGGCGCTGCGCCACCGGCTGCGCCGCAACGTGCTGGACGAAACGGGATCGACGGTGCGGATCGAACGCGCGCTGACCGAGCTGTTCGGGTGAACCCGTCCGCCGGATCCGCCGCGCCCAGCGACGCGGAGCTGGCCATCCAGCTGTTCCTGACCCTGCCATCGGCGCTGCCGGGCGTGGTGCTGACCGGTGGCGGACCGGTGCGCGATGCGATCATGGCGGCGGCTGAGGCACAGCTGGCCACCCACGGCCCGGTGCGACGCGTGCCAGCGTCCATCGACCGGGACCGCCTGTTGGGCGGGCTGGACCTTGCCGCCACGCTGGCCAGCGGACATGGGGTGCATCAGCCGGGCCTGCTGCGCGAGGCGGCGGGCGGCACGGTGATCCTGCCCATGGCGGAACGCGCCCTGCCCGACATCGCCGCCCCGATCGCTCAGGCGATGGATGGCGGCGGCGTGGCGGCACTGCTGCTGGACGACGGCATGGATGCCGACGAAGCGCCCCCGGCGATGCTGACCGAGCGTATTCCGTTTCATTGCCGGCTGGACGATGTGCGCAGCCATTGCGCGATCGATGCCTGGCCGGACCGGATCGCCGCCGACCGGGTCATGCCGCCCAGCGATGCGCAGCGGGCGGCGCTGGCCGGCCTGTCGCTGGCGCTTGGCATCACCTCGGCCCGCCCCATGCTATTCGCCCAGTCCGCGGCCATTGCCCATGCCGCGCTGCACGGCCGGACGGAAGTGGAGGACGATGATCTGACGGCGGCGGTGCGGCTGGTGCTGGCCCCCCGCGCCCTTAACGCGCCGGCGGGCGAGCCGGATGACGGTGAAGCGCAGCCGCCTGCCGATGCCCCGCCCGCCGATCCCCCGCCAAACGAACCCTCGCTGGATCGTGCGCCCGATGCGGACGGTGAGGCGGACAGCGAACCGCCGATGCCGACCGACCGCGATCTGGAGGAAATCCTGCTCGCCGCCGCGACCGCGGCCCTGCCCCGCCATGTGCTGGATCAGAATGCGGGCAGGCTTCGCATCCGGGGCAAGGGTCGCGGCGGGCGAGCCGGAAAGGCGCTGAAATCCGCTCGGCGCGGGCGGCCGCTGGGTGCGCGCGCCGGGATGCCGGGTGACGGACGGCGGCTGGCGCTGATCGAAACGCTGCGTGCCGCGATCCCGTGGCAAAGGCTGCGGCGCGATGCGGCACGACCGGGCGACGGGCGGCTGGTGCATCTGCGCAAATCCGATCTTCGCGTCCGCGCCTTTCAGGAGCGGCAGGAAAGCCTGACCATCTTTGCGGTGGACGCATCGGGATCCTCGGCGCTCGCCC of the Sphingomonas sp. BGYR3 genome contains:
- a CDS encoding VWA domain-containing protein codes for the protein MNPSAGSAAPSDAELAIQLFLTLPSALPGVVLTGGGPVRDAIMAAAEAQLATHGPVRRVPASIDRDRLLGGLDLAATLASGHGVHQPGLLREAAGGTVILPMAERALPDIAAPIAQAMDGGGVAALLLDDGMDADEAPPAMLTERIPFHCRLDDVRSHCAIDAWPDRIAADRVMPPSDAQRAALAGLSLALGITSARPMLFAQSAAIAHAALHGRTEVEDDDLTAAVRLVLAPRALNAPAGEPDDGEAQPPADAPPADPPPNEPSLDRAPDADGEADSEPPMPTDRDLEEILLAAATAALPRHVLDQNAGRLRIRGKGRGGRAGKALKSARRGRPLGARAGMPGDGRRLALIETLRAAIPWQRLRRDAARPGDGRLVHLRKSDLRVRAFQERQESLTIFAVDASGSSALARLAEAKGAVEMMLAEAYVKRAQVALIAFRHHGAEVLLPPTRSLTRARRALAALPGGGGTPLAAGLIAAEQLAEAAIKRGQSPIIALLTDGKGNVALDGTANRAAAMAETATAAASIARAGIPAIVIDISPRPRAEASELAAMVRGRYLPLPHAGSAAMVAAIDSIGRENAA
- a CDS encoding amino acid permease — translated: MTQSPQALPRSLGWPHLLALGVGSIVGTGILTLIGVGADRAGPAVLLSFAIAGAICACAALAYAELSTMMPQAGSAYSYTRRVLGTLVAWVVGWSLILEYSLVVSTVAVGWSGYAAPLLTAIGFPAGLTEGPEQGGIINLPAIFIIAVVAGMLMLGTRESARLNSVLVLVKIATLALFVAVALPAFDAANLEPFMPFGFAKSMGPDGVERGVMAAAAIIFFAFYGFDAISTAAEEAKNPDRDLAIGIIGSLIVCTLIYVLVAAAAIGAMSFTRFADSPEPLALILREMGQGGVARIVAIAAVIALPTVLLGFLYGQSRIFLAMARDGYLPLSLATISGRGTPARIIVVTAVLVAILAGIMPIDQIAALANAGTLIAFAAVGLCLIVLRRREPDAPRPFRAPLFWLVGLGAIGGCAYLFISLPAKTILYCLIWNAIGLVVYFLYGRARVARPG
- the purL gene encoding phosphoribosylformylglycinamidine synthase subunit PurL, giving the protein MPQITPEIVAEHGLSPEEYERVLHALGREPNLTELGIFSVMWSEHCSYKSSRIHLKKLPTTAPWVICGPGENAGVIDIGDGQAAIFKMESHNHPSYIEPYQGAATGVGGILRDVFTMGARPIANMNALRFGRPDHPKMKHLIAGVVHGIGGYGNCVGVPTVGGEVNFHKAYDGNILVNAMTVGVAAQDKIFYSAAAGIGNPVVYVGSKTGRDGIHGATMASADFDEHSDEKRPTVQVGDPFTEKLLIEACLELMASDAIVAIQDMGAAGLTSSSVEMASKGGVGIELIMDAVPQRETGMTPYEMMLSESQERMLMVLKPGREAEAEAIFRKWELDFAVIGTVTDTGRMVLKWQGETVADIPLAPLADEAPLYDRPHVPTPPPAELANVPECQHIGIDLIRLMGSPDIASRRWIWEQYDHMVGADTVQRPGGDAAVVRVHGTQKALAMTTDCTPRYCFADPVEGGKQAIAEAWRNLTAVGARPLAVTNCLNFANPQRPEIMGQIVGCLEGMGEACRALDFPIVSGNVSLYNESKATGGGSAILPTPAIGGVGILADWSQSVTIGFKKTGDIVLAVGERGGHLGQSVWLRDIHGREEGPPPPVDLKAEKRTGDFIRACIEQGWITACHDVSDGGVAVALAEMALASNIGVLVNEPQPFGVAGSFFGEDQGLYLVTICDTCLADFMAAAHKADVPADPLGRTIKDRIVFELDEGDWIVPLADLRLAHEGFFPKLMAN
- the bchI gene encoding magnesium chelatase ATPase subunit I yields the protein MGGYPFSAIVGQDEMKRALLIAAVDARIGGVMIFGDRGTGKSTAARALAAALPPIRVVDGSRFNCDPDHPADCPEDCAGKKVRKVPVPFVDLPLGSTEDRVVGTIDLERALAHGERQFEPGLLAKAHRGFLYIDEINLLEDHVVDLLLDVAASGENRVERDGLSIRHPARFVLIGSGNPEEGELRPQLLDRFGLSVEVRTPTSIDERVEIMRRCDAQERDPAGFAEQWKAGDAKILRRIAKAKTALSTVEMPEAVLSDIAGLCQAVGADGLRGELTVMRGSRALAALAGAKAVTRAHVREIAPLALRHRLRRNVLDETGSTVRIERALTELFG